The genomic region AGCGTGCCTTGCGGCGCGCGCGCATTAGGATCGTCTATACCAGCGGCTTTAATCCTCACCCCAAGATGGCCTTCGGTCCGCCGTTGCCCACCGGGTACACCAGCCTGAACGAATACTTGGATTTCCACTATTATCCTGACGGCGATGATCACCCGCTGGAGCGATTGTCCGCCGTCATGCCGGAGGGGCTGGAGCTGTTGGAGATGAAATCGCTGTTTGACAAGCACCGTCATCTCGCTGATGTCATCAATCGCAGCGATTATCGGATCATCACGCCGGTCGCCGTGTCGCCGCAGCGCGTGCGCGCGCTGCAGGCGAGCGCACGCTTGCCGGTCGTGCGGCGAAAAGAGGGCGAAGCGGCCAAGAATGTGGACATCCGTCCTTACCTCGATACCTTGGAGGTCCAGGACGACCAGCTGACGCTGGTGGCTCGGATCGACCGCGGCAAGACGCTGCGCGTCTATGAAGTGCTCACGCTGCTGTTCGACGGCGATGAGACGTCGGTCAAGCGCAGCCGGGTGACGCGGACGGGCTTGTTCATCCAGTTCGGCGATCTGGTGGCCACGCCGATGGAGATATAAAGCGCTGTTCCGCGAGAAGATTTTTACCATCATTAAAATGATTGAGGGACCATGAAGAAAGAAATTTTTATAAACGCGTCTATGGGTGAAACCCGTTTAGCGATCTGTGAAGACGGCCGGCTCTCAGAGCTGTATTTCGAGAAAGCAGAAAAAGAACGTATGGTGGGGGATGTCTATTATGGCCAGGTGGCCAAAGTCCTCAAGGGCATGCAGGCGGCTTTTATCAACATCGGCCTGCCGCAAGATGCCTTTCTCCATTTTTCCGACATCGGCGATAATCTCGCCGAGTTCAACAAACTCTTTCACGAGGAGGGCAAGTCGCCGAAGAACAACCGGCGAGGCGGGAACGACCATTACCTGCATCAGGGTCAGCCGATCTTGGTGCAGATCACCAAGGAGCCGATCTCCAATAAGGGTGCACGGGTGACCACCAACATCGCCCTGCCCGGCCGTTTTCTGGTGCTGATTCCATTCGATCATACGGTCGGTGTTTCACGCAAGATCCACAATCGTCGGGAAAAAGGCCGGCTGAAGAGCATCGGCCGCGAGATCAGACCCAACGGCTTTGGTATCGTCATTCGCACCGTCTCCGAGGGCCGCAACAAACAGGAACTGCTGGACGATCTCAACAGCCTGATGAAGACCTGGGAGCAGATCGTCAAGAACATCTCTCGAAGCAAGCCGCCGGTGCGCGTGCACAAGGACATGGATATGTTGTCCAGCACTATTCGCGATCTGTTCACCAACGATGTGGACCGCCTGGTGGTGGACGACAAGAAAATGCACAAGCAGATCTCCAAGTATCTGCGTGAAGTGGCCAGC from bacterium harbors:
- a CDS encoding DUF2344 domain-containing protein encodes the protein VWQNGARLEGWSEHFNHDLWQQAMDAEGLAFDRFTGGLDLDAPLPWDHVQKGVSKKYLQQEYHKSLQAQVTLDCREDKCQHCGLMAQPVCRHILQQGPAEEKAPLPPAAAGAVATQPDQKTIRLVRLRYRRDESVRFLSHLDVIHLFERALRRARIRIVYTSGFNPHPKMAFGPPLPTGYTSLNEYLDFHYYPDGDDHPLERLSAVMPEGLELLEMKSLFDKHRHLADVINRSDYRIITPVAVSPQRVRALQASARLPVVRRKEGEAAKNVDIRPYLDTLEVQDDQLTLVARIDRGKTLRVYEVLTLLFDGDETSVKRSRVTRTGLFIQFGDLVATPMEI
- a CDS encoding S1 RNA-binding domain-containing protein encodes the protein MKKEIFINASMGETRLAICEDGRLSELYFEKAEKERMVGDVYYGQVAKVLKGMQAAFINIGLPQDAFLHFSDIGDNLAEFNKLFHEEGKSPKNNRRGGNDHYLHQGQPILVQITKEPISNKGARVTTNIALPGRFLVLIPFDHTVGVSRKIHNRREKGRLKSIGREIRPNGFGIVIRTVSEGRNKQELLDDLNSLMKTWEQIVKNISRSKPPVRVHKDMDMLSSTIRDLFTNDVDRLVVDDKKMHKQISKYLREVAS